In one window of Ruminococcus albus AD2013 DNA:
- a CDS encoding RNA-guided endonuclease InsQ/TnpB family protein, whose protein sequence is MLKSFKTEISPTLEQKAKINKTIGTCRYVYNFYLTHNKELYDKGEKFMSGKSFSVWLNNEYLPNNPDKLWIKEVSSKSVKKSIEDGCAAFTKFFKHQSGYPNYKKKDKSDVKMYFVKNNPKDCACERHRINIPTLGWVKLKEKGYIPTTKDGWKIKSGTVSKKAGRYYVSALVEIPDNKITKNSSEGIGIDLGLKDLAIISNGKTFKNINKSGKVKKLEKQLRREQRCLSRKYENLKKGESAQKNIQKQKLKVQKLYHRIDNIRTDYINKTIAEIVKTKPSYITIEDLNVKGMMKNRHLSKTVAAQKFYEFRAKLQVKCNENGIELRVVDRWYPSSKICHCCGCIKKDLRLSDRIYKCSCGYVEDRDLNAALNLKDAMTYEVA, encoded by the coding sequence TTGCTAAAGAGCTTCAAGACGGAAATTAGTCCAACATTGGAACAGAAAGCTAAAATCAATAAGACTATTGGAACTTGCAGATACGTTTATAACTTTTATCTTACTCATAACAAAGAACTTTACGATAAAGGCGAAAAGTTCATGAGTGGAAAGAGTTTTAGCGTCTGGCTAAATAACGAATATCTTCCAAATAATCCAGATAAACTATGGATTAAGGAAGTAAGTTCTAAATCTGTAAAGAAATCTATTGAAGATGGATGTGCTGCTTTTACAAAATTTTTTAAGCATCAAAGCGGTTATCCCAACTATAAGAAAAAGGATAAATCTGATGTGAAAATGTATTTTGTAAAGAATAATCCAAAAGATTGTGCTTGTGAAAGACATAGAATAAATATCCCTACTCTTGGTTGGGTAAAACTTAAAGAAAAGGGTTATATACCAACAACTAAAGATGGTTGGAAAATCAAAAGCGGTACAGTTTCTAAAAAAGCAGGAAGATATTATGTATCTGCACTTGTAGAAATACCTGACAACAAAATCACCAAAAACAGCAGCGAAGGTATCGGTATTGATTTAGGATTAAAGGATTTAGCGATTATTTCTAACGGTAAAACATTCAAGAATATCAACAAGTCTGGCAAAGTTAAGAAACTTGAAAAACAATTACGAAGAGAGCAAAGATGTCTTTCTCGCAAATATGAAAATTTAAAGAAAGGAGAGTCCGCTCAAAAAAATATACAAAAACAAAAGCTCAAAGTACAGAAACTTTATCATAGGATAGATAATATCCGTACTGACTACATCAATAAGACAATCGCTGAGATAGTAAAAACCAAGCCATCTTATATAACGATTGAGGATTTGAATGTAAAAGGAATGATGAAGAACAGGCATCTTTCAAAAACGGTTGCGGCACAGAAGTTTTATGAATTCAGAGCGAAACTTCAGGTCAAATGCAACGAAAATGGTATTGAATTAAGAGTTGTAGACAGATGGTATCCATCATCTAAAATCTGCCACTGTTGCGGATGCATCAAGAAAGATTTAAGGCTTTCAGATAGAATCTATAAATGCAGTTGTGGTTATGTCGAAGACAGAGATCTCAATGCTGCCCTTAATTTGAAAGATGCCATGACTTACGAAGTTGCATAA